One segment of Maniola hyperantus unplaced genomic scaffold, iAphHyp1.2, whole genome shotgun sequence DNA contains the following:
- the LOC138404684 gene encoding LOW QUALITY PROTEIN: NADH-ubiquinone oxidoreductase chain 5-like (The sequence of the model RefSeq protein was modified relative to this genomic sequence to represent the inferred CDS: inserted 1 base in 1 codon; substituted 5 bases at 5 genomic stop codons) has translation ILYVLLDFFSFFLILINFFMSIYFIINEMVLFLEXEIISFNSINLVISILLDPISLTFIIFVSLISSSVFIYSKSYIRSELNLNRFIILVLLFVFSIILLIISPNIIRIXLGXDGLGLVSYCLVIYYQNIKSYNAGILTVLSNRIGDIIILIVIAXIVNYGSXNYIFYLDFINNDYSIKIIGVIIILAAITKNAQIPFSSXLPAAIAAPTPVSALVHSSTLVTAGIYLLIRFRNLLVNTIFIKILLLLSGLTIFIAGIIVTAELVIHVRSTVLTF, from the exons attctttatgttttattagattttttttcattttttttaatattaattaatttttttatgtcaatttattttattataaatgagatggtattatttttagagtgagaaattatttcttttaattcaataaatttagtaatatctattttattagATCCAATTtctttaacttttataatatttgtatcttTAATTTCTTCTtctgtttttatatatagtaaAAGTTATATAAGAtcagaattaaatttaaatcgttttattattttagttttattatttgtattttcaataatTCTTTTGATTATTAGTCctaatattattagaa attTAGGTTGAGATGGATTAGGTTTAGTTTCttattgtttagttatttattatcaaaatataaagtcttaTAATGCTGGAATATTAACTGTTTTATCAAATCGAATTGgggatattataattttaatagtaaTTGCTTGAATAGTGAATTATGGAAgttgaaattatattttttatttagattttataaataatgattattcaataaaaattattggggttataattattttagctGCTATAACTAAAAATGCTCAAATTCCATTTAGTTCATGATTGCCTGCAGCTATAGCTGCTCCAACTCCTGTTTCTGCTTTAGTTCATTCTTCAACATTAGTAACTGctggtatttatttattgattcgATTTAGAAATTTATTAgtaaatacaatatttattaaaatattattattattgtcaggTTTAACAATATTTATAGCTGGTATTATAGTGACGGCAGAACTGGTGATCCACGTGAGATCAACGGTTCTgaccttttaa